From Acidimicrobiales bacterium, one genomic window encodes:
- a CDS encoding SdrD B-like domain-containing protein: protein MFAVAILASLLVVAPGLPADPAQAGPGDNFSLSITTDLPEPHDEALIGEQFTYTLTATGDHVSASPLYNLSFRAVLPAGIGHVSATPAATEVLVDVPSPGETTIIWSNTNDLPANSIASVELTVDTNPDFAGGITGSATAPVGSTINLDAEAAASLSAFTIPDYDLGTGAFTADFDGSATATDAVDIVAFRVLKSGTTELLRGVHQNGFDSASGTTGATYTVTVENNPDYAVDAVTLTDTLDPALEFLGCDDYYPTDNTTVGEEWTGSGAVATGSGCAPSALETPETVDTDGSGQTIITWDLGNLAAGASESIPYRAGIALFENAPFGGSPPSAAGLGQGRNLDNNTGPSTGELDRSTNPDPELLTANEQALTTAASASGTYTPTSSIETNDDTFSIEAEDIIITKSMAGSLSHGTTVVTTLTISTSEYRDFSNLIVRDLLPSALCFLGTYTTDNTSGGSDWASTDCTGAGTVQSTIDGLPVDVAEVRELPDGGPYGTGRFEIVWDYSDPENAALTNLDADGSITIAYTAVVRDHYRGSLAQLLGEPVLAGDRVTNEAEVSGPDTVADVSLSPDPVDPDGGRDGDTAWSELANSLPSIDKRVSAKAGPLANGAGATGATCASAHGSITWTQGDPTAELGFGPGDIVCFEIGASFPISMNYEGVQIEDLLPPSYSYVAGSAARIASTDTLPGTSVTNTATSVTFAVDGTGAVGNAGNEFLWVIAAELLDPSLGQSLDINANLEKLVHNNNGGLVYQYRDQAAVEWTEPQVRLATGVDTVNAGGSNGPDFDGSLTGGSTAVTVRAGDVVTYRIDVWNEGAADAINTEVQEVLPSEADCTMVSSISGSGTCSAGVITWTGLTVAASVGGADTTPDDETTAPVTLTYDLTVPTTIDPSKTWVDNAGVATYQAQTNTGTFDYYPASNIDPANSGLENTDAADDPAYIVSPAPSLAKAQWSGIAEAGNSTNGSFAASAEQATIGEIVQYQLHLTVPHGTSIYNSSISDVLPAGVTYFTGMGLFDGTVSNLQPTVTSPSGTAALTAGAVVHSSGTVTYDLPASHTNAAGSGDDELIITFYAIVDDVPGNVGGGSPTTLSNAGSYAWEDQGGSPRPAITSNSVDTQVVEPDPAVVKDHTVPAGAAVTPGQTVTYRVTVTNPSAAGNVSTAHDIEIVDTVPVGLTPLDISSSPVTTNGDLVASTGVTPVGSFNGTWSEDFRTITWTSADWTGLESVAPDGTIQFTYDVQVDDPAVASTTLTNTAGLTAHTLDQTLTPTDDPNEGSARSYSDSDGDTVNLPLASITKDIEPFNPGDAGDDIASATVGEPVDYELEVTVPSGTVAYDTTIFDQLPATLDFDSFGTITPSPECEVFDSVGGVTTGVSLVGGDIETFNPAGGNAQVAAWFVGDVYADGVCTITVEYTTHVNGTAVDTDTVTNDATISWNTSDAVASQSPGSLDASYDDPSSPSWSTTDGPASETFTVTEPAINIDKDVSTTSGAALSLPTCDTTPGNNSSGGNDADGVGGNGCDTSAGQQIRYTVTVSSVGTSDAHDITVVDTVPVGITPLLNPGGAPATTNGQTITGNSGSTGTWSESSRTITWSLAGPIAPAASATVDYDVQVDPSDTILRNADLTNTADVTTYFGFSTTERTAITTTNPANDDIITYGNDVAATRGAVTTDSVIVEVHFPDLDVAKAPTSGDPTDVRLDQPFSWTITVTNADPSAPAYNVDISDTLPAGWTYDASSAQVTTPHNGGPVQVEPVCTPDSGSCGDAGALNSETLDWADLVSGIGEPLGPGQTITIVLTATPQSAALTPDQLTGETYTGYDSGAGFAHTNNVSTAGEDVTTSATCCDPDGGGPNPAENYADANTDDVHIARADLEVTKTIDPIEVDADPTNGPYWYGSYVEYTITVTNNGPDQATNVTVADVLDAVGLAYDSVVSADQGAFDDGTNIWTIGTIADGAAPQLVLRTRLTALGGITNVAQAQTSDQYDSDSVPGNDQGSEDDQDSVAITSTPVTLGDFVWLDLNGDGVQDPGEPGIPGVQLDLTWTDPVGAPQSYSTTTASDGSYTVPPAEELPADTDITVAINVGASPNLSGLTPSHDHDGIGSANTATEQVTAVDGTDGSGVLADLDFDFGYVPDGNQTIGDIVWWDQNNSGDATDGAGEPSLPGIGVTATWAGWDDVLGNADDLTFTDTTDASGNYLFDLVPPGEYRVAIEISDVPAGMSPTYDLDGTGSPHQADITLDPAETQADVDFSYTGAGTIGDTVWFDHDGDGSVDPGEPGIGGATVTLDWMTATLTTTTAADGTYAFDNLPYGVHTITVDDATLPGAMVQTFDSDGTGTAHTSDATLNVSTPSNADQDFGYRGTGSIGDTVFFDIDASEADGVPDPGDSGVSGIAMTVTWAGADNTFSTPDDFSIVDVTDGTGSYLVSNLPHGDYTIVLDETDLPAGLITATYDADGTGSLHTSATTLDGGTPDDLAQDFAYTGVVTGLIGDRVWLDQNNNGVDDPGEVGISGVTVTLVWFGDNGVPGGGDDVTQTTTTDAVGAYSFDNLPDGNYSVTVDDTDLPAGLTPTVDADGIGTAHTSATNLGPSNPSSLDQDFGYTGLGSLGDLVWYDVDASGTATPDVGEPGLPGVDVTVVWTNPQGSDATYVATTDSFGAWAVPDLPYGNYSVTVDDTDLPGGMAPTYDADGTGSAHSSTATLSALTPDVADQDFSYTGTGSLGDTVWFDQDNDGAADPAGSGVFDGQDQPLAGVDLTITWSGSDGVLETSDDVVHAVTTDVNGEWQVTSLPYGPYTVVVDAGTLPSGITVATFDADGIATAGSSIVTLDLTTPDNLDQDFSYTGAGSLGDTVWLDLDADGTVDTGEVGFAAITVTAEYVGPDGSTVTVVETTDTSGVYAVGQLPFDTPITVTVDDAALPADLTPTYDGDGVSSAHVSVATLTLAQPTDLDEDFGYNGDGSIGDTVFYDRDGAEDDGVPGADDVGIPNVDVTIGWTNPTGGDDLAFVVTTDPNGGYSLDGLPYGDYSVTVDPATLPAGTIATYDADGTGTALTSATTLDAITTDDQAQDFAVTGTGSLGDLVWTDEDADETKDAAEFGTDGVVVAIVYTDPTSGLTFSDEVTTDADGGYGFYNIPAGEVAVTVDTGTLPAGSVPTHDLDGIDSPNTVDLTLGPGEEELDVDFGYRPEADLAISKTSAGEFAIGATNTWTIAVTNDGPAPAASPVVVTDTLPEGITFVSTSSDDWECAASGQNVTCTFVDDATGDPIDMASGSASTFELSVDVAAAAATGVTNTATVSSNTADPDESDNTDSDEVSIPLSVLDIDKSINGTLQAGTNSTYVLTVTNLGPSPTRGDVVATDDLPSALSYRSYSTTAEGASCSESGGVVTCTNPNEMAVGETWTVNLTLAVSGSGGASVVNNAEVEGGNLVAGSQLPPQVIEDIYREIADGDGSLAGNLGISPGTEPDGQDGAAGTIIAADPSLARTGATVLRLAGLALVLIAAGALLLYAQRVTRPAR, encoded by the coding sequence ATGTTCGCAGTTGCCATCCTGGCTTCGCTTCTGGTCGTGGCGCCCGGCTTGCCCGCAGACCCTGCGCAGGCAGGGCCAGGCGACAACTTCTCGTTGTCGATCACAACCGACCTGCCCGAGCCTCACGACGAAGCGCTGATCGGCGAGCAGTTCACCTACACCCTCACCGCCACCGGCGACCACGTCTCGGCATCGCCCCTGTACAACCTCTCGTTCCGTGCGGTCCTGCCGGCGGGCATTGGCCACGTCTCGGCTACACCCGCCGCGACCGAAGTCCTCGTAGATGTGCCCTCGCCCGGCGAGACCACGATCATCTGGTCGAACACCAACGATCTGCCCGCGAACTCGATCGCTTCGGTCGAGCTGACCGTCGACACCAACCCCGACTTCGCCGGCGGCATCACCGGGTCTGCCACAGCACCAGTGGGGTCGACGATCAACCTCGACGCAGAGGCCGCCGCCAGCCTGAGCGCCTTCACGATCCCCGACTACGACCTCGGTACCGGGGCTTTCACTGCAGACTTCGACGGTTCGGCGACCGCCACCGACGCCGTCGACATAGTCGCGTTTCGCGTACTCAAGTCGGGCACGACCGAACTGCTGAGAGGCGTACACCAGAACGGCTTCGACTCGGCGAGCGGCACAACGGGGGCGACCTACACCGTCACCGTCGAGAACAACCCCGACTACGCAGTCGATGCGGTCACCCTCACAGACACGCTCGACCCCGCTCTCGAGTTCCTGGGCTGCGACGACTACTACCCCACCGACAACACGACCGTCGGCGAGGAATGGACCGGATCGGGAGCGGTCGCTACCGGAAGCGGTTGCGCCCCCTCGGCCCTCGAGACGCCCGAAACCGTCGACACCGACGGCAGCGGTCAGACGATCATCACATGGGACCTGGGCAACCTGGCCGCAGGGGCTTCGGAGTCGATCCCCTACCGGGCCGGCATCGCCCTGTTCGAAAACGCACCGTTTGGCGGCTCTCCCCCATCGGCCGCCGGCCTCGGCCAGGGCCGCAACCTCGACAACAACACCGGCCCGTCGACCGGCGAGCTCGACCGGTCCACCAACCCTGACCCCGAACTGCTGACGGCCAACGAACAGGCCCTGACGACCGCCGCCAGCGCTTCTGGAACGTACACGCCGACCTCGTCGATCGAGACCAACGACGACACGTTCTCGATCGAGGCCGAAGACATCATCATCACCAAGTCGATGGCTGGATCGCTCAGCCATGGAACGACGGTCGTCACCACGCTGACCATCTCGACTTCGGAGTACCGCGACTTCTCGAACCTGATCGTTCGCGACCTGCTGCCCTCTGCCCTGTGTTTCTTGGGCACCTACACGACAGACAACACCTCGGGCGGATCGGATTGGGCCAGCACCGACTGCACCGGCGCGGGCACCGTCCAGTCGACCATCGACGGACTGCCGGTCGACGTTGCCGAGGTGCGCGAGCTGCCAGACGGCGGCCCGTACGGCACCGGACGCTTCGAGATCGTGTGGGACTACTCGGACCCCGAGAACGCCGCACTGACGAACCTCGACGCCGACGGTTCGATCACCATCGCCTACACAGCGGTGGTTCGCGACCATTACCGCGGCAGCCTTGCGCAGCTGCTGGGTGAGCCGGTGCTCGCCGGCGACCGCGTGACGAACGAGGCCGAAGTGTCGGGCCCCGACACCGTTGCCGACGTGAGCCTAAGCCCAGACCCGGTGGACCCCGACGGTGGCCGCGACGGCGACACCGCCTGGAGCGAACTGGCGAACAGCCTGCCTTCGATCGACAAGAGGGTCAGCGCCAAGGCCGGGCCTTTGGCCAACGGCGCCGGAGCGACCGGCGCGACCTGTGCGTCGGCTCATGGCAGCATCACCTGGACCCAAGGCGACCCGACCGCCGAGCTCGGCTTCGGCCCGGGCGACATCGTGTGCTTCGAGATCGGCGCCAGCTTTCCGATCTCCATGAACTACGAGGGTGTGCAGATCGAGGACCTGCTTCCCCCGTCGTACAGCTACGTCGCCGGTTCGGCGGCACGGATCGCCTCCACCGACACCCTCCCGGGCACGAGCGTGACCAATACGGCCACCTCGGTGACCTTCGCAGTCGATGGCACAGGAGCAGTGGGCAACGCGGGCAACGAGTTCCTGTGGGTGATTGCAGCCGAGCTGCTGGACCCGAGCCTCGGCCAGTCGCTCGACATCAACGCGAACCTCGAGAAGCTCGTCCACAACAACAACGGCGGCCTCGTCTATCAGTACCGAGACCAAGCCGCAGTCGAGTGGACCGAACCGCAGGTGCGCCTCGCCACGGGTGTCGACACGGTCAACGCAGGCGGATCGAACGGACCCGACTTCGACGGATCGCTCACAGGCGGATCGACGGCGGTCACGGTGCGCGCCGGGGACGTCGTCACCTACCGCATCGACGTGTGGAACGAGGGTGCCGCCGACGCCATCAACACCGAGGTCCAAGAAGTGCTGCCAAGCGAGGCCGACTGCACGATGGTGTCGTCGATCTCGGGCAGCGGCACATGTTCGGCGGGCGTCATCACGTGGACCGGTCTGACCGTGGCCGCTTCTGTGGGCGGCGCCGACACGACACCCGACGACGAGACCACCGCACCGGTCACCCTCACCTACGACCTGACCGTGCCGACCACGATCGACCCCTCGAAGACCTGGGTCGACAACGCGGGTGTCGCCACCTATCAGGCACAGACCAACACCGGCACGTTCGACTACTACCCGGCATCCAACATCGACCCCGCCAACTCGGGCCTCGAGAACACCGACGCCGCAGACGACCCTGCATACATCGTGTCGCCCGCTCCCAGCCTCGCCAAGGCTCAATGGTCTGGCATCGCAGAAGCGGGCAACTCGACCAACGGGTCGTTCGCTGCCAGCGCCGAACAAGCGACCATCGGCGAGATCGTGCAGTACCAACTGCACCTGACCGTTCCCCACGGCACCTCGATCTACAACAGCTCGATCAGCGACGTGTTGCCCGCCGGGGTCACCTATTTCACCGGGATGGGCCTCTTCGACGGCACCGTGTCGAACCTGCAGCCGACCGTCACGAGCCCCAGCGGCACCGCCGCCCTCACCGCCGGTGCGGTGGTCCACAGCAGCGGCACGGTCACCTACGACCTGCCCGCATCGCACACCAACGCAGCAGGTTCGGGCGACGACGAGTTGATCATCACGTTCTACGCGATCGTCGACGACGTTCCAGGAAACGTCGGTGGCGGCTCGCCGACGACACTCAGCAATGCCGGCTCGTACGCGTGGGAGGACCAGGGTGGCTCGCCGCGCCCGGCAATCACTTCCAACAGCGTCGATACCCAGGTGGTCGAGCCCGACCCGGCCGTGGTGAAAGACCACACGGTTCCTGCCGGCGCGGCGGTGACTCCGGGACAGACCGTCACCTACCGGGTCACCGTCACCAACCCATCTGCGGCAGGCAACGTTTCGACCGCACACGACATCGAGATCGTCGACACCGTTCCGGTGGGGCTTACGCCGCTGGACATCAGCTCCAGCCCGGTGACCACCAACGGCGACCTGGTTGCGTCGACGGGCGTTACGCCGGTCGGTTCGTTCAACGGCACCTGGAGCGAAGACTTCCGAACGATCACGTGGACATCGGCCGACTGGACCGGCCTCGAGTCGGTCGCTCCGGACGGGACGATCCAGTTCACCTACGACGTCCAGGTCGATGATCCCGCCGTCGCATCCACAACCCTCACCAACACGGCCGGTCTGACCGCCCACACACTCGACCAGACGCTCACCCCGACCGACGACCCGAACGAGGGCAGCGCCAGGTCCTACAGCGACTCCGACGGTGACACCGTCAACCTGCCGCTGGCATCGATCACCAAGGACATCGAACCGTTCAACCCCGGTGACGCTGGCGACGACATCGCCTCGGCCACCGTCGGCGAGCCGGTCGACTACGAGCTGGAGGTGACGGTTCCATCGGGCACCGTCGCATACGACACCACCATCTTCGACCAGCTGCCGGCCACCCTCGACTTCGACTCGTTCGGCACCATCACACCCAGCCCCGAGTGCGAGGTGTTCGACTCGGTCGGCGGGGTGACGACCGGCGTGTCGCTGGTGGGCGGCGATATCGAGACCTTCAACCCGGCAGGAGGCAACGCCCAGGTCGCAGCCTGGTTCGTGGGCGACGTCTATGCCGACGGCGTCTGCACCATCACCGTCGAATACACAACCCATGTCAACGGCACGGCTGTCGACACGGACACCGTCACCAACGATGCAACCATCAGCTGGAACACCAGTGACGCTGTGGCCAGCCAGAGCCCAGGATCGCTCGACGCAAGCTACGACGACCCCAGTTCGCCCTCGTGGTCGACCACCGACGGACCGGCCTCCGAGACGTTCACCGTCACCGAACCCGCCATCAACATCGACAAGGACGTCTCCACCACGTCGGGTGCCGCTCTGTCGCTGCCGACATGTGACACCACGCCGGGCAACAACTCGAGCGGTGGAAACGACGCAGACGGCGTTGGTGGCAACGGTTGCGACACGTCCGCGGGCCAGCAGATCAGATACACGGTCACGGTCTCGTCGGTTGGAACCAGCGACGCCCACGACATCACCGTCGTCGACACCGTGCCGGTAGGTATCACCCCGCTGCTGAACCCGGGCGGTGCGCCGGCGACCACCAATGGCCAGACGATCACCGGCAACTCTGGTTCCACCGGAACCTGGAGCGAGAGCTCGCGCACCATCACCTGGTCGCTCGCCGGACCGATCGCACCAGCCGCTTCGGCAACGGTCGACTACGACGTGCAGGTCGACCCGTCGGACACGATCCTGCGCAATGCCGACCTCACCAACACCGCAGACGTCACCACCTACTTCGGGTTCTCGACCACCGAACGCACCGCCATCACGACCACCAACCCCGCCAACGACGACATCATCACGTACGGCAACGACGTCGCGGCCACCCGCGGCGCTGTCACCACCGACTCGGTGATCGTGGAAGTTCACTTCCCCGACCTCGACGTGGCCAAGGCCCCGACCTCGGGTGACCCCACCGACGTGAGGCTCGACCAGCCGTTCTCGTGGACGATCACCGTCACGAACGCAGACCCCAGCGCACCCGCATACAACGTCGACATCAGCGACACGCTGCCCGCAGGGTGGACATACGACGCGTCGAGCGCCCAGGTCACCACACCCCACAACGGCGGGCCGGTTCAGGTAGAACCGGTCTGTACCCCCGACTCTGGATCGTGCGGCGATGCAGGCGCCCTGAACAGCGAAACCCTCGACTGGGCCGACCTCGTGTCGGGCATCGGCGAACCGCTGGGCCCGGGGCAGACGATCACCATCGTGTTGACCGCAACTCCCCAGTCGGCGGCGCTGACGCCCGACCAGCTCACCGGCGAGACCTACACCGGCTATGACAGCGGAGCGGGCTTTGCCCACACAAACAACGTCTCGACCGCGGGTGAAGACGTGACCACCTCGGCCACCTGCTGCGACCCCGACGGCGGCGGCCCAAATCCCGCCGAGAACTACGCAGACGCCAACACCGACGACGTCCACATCGCACGCGCCGATCTCGAGGTCACCAAGACCATCGACCCGATCGAGGTCGACGCCGACCCGACCAACGGCCCCTACTGGTACGGCTCGTACGTCGAATACACGATCACCGTCACCAACAACGGCCCGGACCAGGCAACCAACGTGACGGTCGCCGACGTTCTCGACGCAGTCGGCCTGGCCTACGACTCTGTGGTGTCGGCGGATCAGGGTGCCTTCGACGACGGCACCAACATCTGGACAATCGGCACCATCGCCGACGGAGCTGCGCCACAGCTGGTGCTTCGCACTCGCCTCACCGCGCTGGGCGGCATCACCAACGTCGCACAGGCCCAGACGAGCGATCAGTACGACTCAGACTCGGTTCCCGGCAACGACCAAGGCTCCGAGGACGATCAGGACTCGGTGGCAATCACCTCGACCCCCGTGACACTCGGCGACTTCGTCTGGCTCGACCTCAACGGCGACGGCGTGCAGGACCCGGGCGAGCCGGGCATTCCGGGGGTGCAGCTGGACCTGACGTGGACCGACCCCGTCGGGGCGCCCCAGAGCTACTCGACCACCACAGCATCCGACGGTTCATACACAGTGCCACCGGCCGAAGAGTTGCCCGCCGACACCGACATCACGGTGGCGATCAACGTCGGCGCATCGCCGAACCTGAGCGGGCTGACTCCCAGCCACGACCACGACGGCATCGGCTCGGCAAACACCGCCACCGAGCAGGTGACCGCGGTCGACGGTACCGATGGCAGCGGTGTGCTGGCCGACCTCGACTTCGACTTCGGCTATGTGCCCGATGGCAACCAGACCATCGGCGACATCGTCTGGTGGGACCAGAACAACTCCGGCGATGCCACAGACGGCGCGGGCGAACCGAGCCTGCCCGGCATCGGGGTTACCGCGACATGGGCCGGTTGGGACGACGTGCTGGGCAACGCCGACGACCTCACGTTCACCGACACCACCGACGCGTCTGGCAACTACCTGTTCGACCTGGTGCCTCCCGGTGAATACCGGGTGGCCATCGAGATCTCCGACGTTCCTGCGGGCATGAGCCCGACCTACGACCTCGACGGCACCGGCTCACCCCACCAGGCGGACATCACGCTGGACCCGGCCGAAACCCAAGCCGACGTCGACTTCTCGTACACGGGTGCGGGCACCATCGGCGACACCGTCTGGTTCGACCACGACGGTGACGGGTCGGTCGACCCAGGCGAACCCGGCATCGGCGGCGCAACGGTGACCCTCGACTGGATGACCGCCACGCTCACCACGACGACGGCTGCCGACGGAACCTACGCGTTCGACAACCTGCCATACGGCGTTCACACCATCACGGTCGACGACGCAACGCTGCCGGGGGCGATGGTTCAGACCTTCGACAGCGACGGCACCGGAACCGCCCACACCTCGGATGCGACTCTCAACGTGTCGACCCCGTCGAACGCTGATCAGGACTTCGGCTACAGGGGCACCGGCTCGATCGGAGACACCGTGTTCTTCGACATCGATGCTTCCGAGGCCGACGGCGTTCCGGATCCCGGCGACAGCGGAGTATCTGGCATCGCCATGACCGTGACCTGGGCCGGAGCCGACAACACCTTCAGCACGCCCGACGACTTCTCGATCGTCGACGTCACCGACGGCACGGGCTCGTACCTGGTGTCGAACCTCCCCCATGGCGACTACACGATCGTCCTCGACGAGACCGACCTACCCGCCGGCCTGATCACCGCGACCTACGACGCCGACGGCACCGGCTCGCTGCACACATCGGCCACGACACTCGACGGCGGTACGCCCGATGACCTGGCCCAGGACTTCGCCTACACAGGCGTTGTAACCGGGTTGATCGGCGACCGCGTGTGGCTCGATCAGAACAACAACGGGGTCGACGACCCCGGCGAGGTCGGCATCTCGGGTGTGACCGTGACGCTCGTGTGGTTCGGCGACAACGGCGTGCCAGGGGGCGGCGACGACGTCACCCAGACCACCACCACCGACGCGGTCGGTGCGTACTCGTTCGACAATCTGCCAGACGGCAACTACTCGGTCACCGTCGACGACACCGACCTGCCAGCCGGGCTCACCCCGACCGTCGACGCGGACGGAATCGGAACCGCCCACACATCGGCAACGAACCTCGGCCCGAGCAACCCTTCGAGCCTCGACCAGGACTTCGGCTACACCGGTCTGGGATCGCTGGGCGATCTGGTCTGGTACGACGTCGACGCATCGGGCACGGCCACCCCCGACGTGGGCGAGCCCGGTCTACCCGGCGTCGACGTGACCGTGGTGTGGACCAACCCGCAGGGCTCGGACGCGACCTACGTGGCCACGACCGACTCGTTCGGCGCCTGGGCGGTGCCCGACCTCCCGTATGGCAACTACTCGGTAACGGTCGACGACACCGACCTGCCGGGTGGCATGGCGCCGACCTACGACGCTGACGGTACGGGAAGCGCCCATAGCTCGACGGCCACGCTCAGCGCCCTGACTCCAGACGTTGCCGACCAGGACTTCTCGTACACCGGCACCGGATCTCTGGGCGACACCGTATGGTTCGACCAGGACAACGACGGCGCCGCCGACCCGGCCGGCAGCGGCGTGTTCGATGGCCAGGACCAGCCGCTGGCCGGCGTCGACCTGACCATCACCTGGAGCGGCAGCGACGGCGTCCTGGAAACGTCCGACGATGTGGTCCACGCGGTGACCACCGACGTCAACGGCGAGTGGCAGGTCACCAGCCTGCCCTACGGCCCCTATACGGTCGTCGTAGACGCCGGCACCCTGCCTTCGGGAATCACCGTTGCGACTTTCGACGCCGACGGAATCGCGACCGCAGGCTCGTCGATCGTGACGCTGGACCTGACGACCCCCGACAACCTCGACCAGGACTTCTCCTATACCGGCGCCGGCTCGCTGGGCGACACCGTCTGGCTCGACCTCGACGCCGACGGCACGGTCGACACCGGCGAGGTCGGTTTCGCCGCAATCACGGTAACCGCCGAGTACGTAGGCCCCGACGGGTCGACCGTGACCGTGGTCGAGACCACCGACACCAGTGGCGTCTATGCGGTCGGCCAGTTGCCGTTCGACACACCGATCACCGTCACGGTCGACGACGCGGCCCTTCCTGCTGACCTCACGCCGACCTACGACGGCGACGGGGTCAGCAGCGCCCACGTGTCGGTCGCGACCCTGACCCTCGCGCAGCCAACAGACCTGGACGAGGACTTCGGCTACAACGGCGACGGCTCGATAGGCGACACCGTCTTCTACGACCGTGACGGCGCCGAGGACGATGGGGTGCCGGGCGCCGACGACGTGGGCATTCCGAACGTGGACGTCACCATCGGTTGGACCAACCCGACCGGCGGAGACGACCTGGCCTTCGTGGTGACGACCGACCCGAACGGTGGCTACTCGCTAGACGGTCTCCCTTACGGCGACTACTCCGTGACGGTCGATCCGGCGACGCTGCCTGCGGGCACGATCGCCACCTACGACGCCGACGGCACAGGCACAGCGCTGACGTCGGCGACGACGCTCGATGCAATTACCACCGACGACCAAGCCCAAGACTTCGCAGTAACCGGCACCGGGTCGCTCGGCGATCTGGTCTGGACAGACGAAGACGCCGACGAAACGAAGGACGCGGCCGAGTTCGGAACCGACGGCGTTGTGGTGGCCATCGTCTACACCGATCCCACCTCGGGCCTCACCTTCTCAGACGAGGTGACCACCGACGCAGACGGCGGTTATGGCTTCTACAACATCCCGGCCGGTGAGGTCGCGGTCACGGTCGACACGGGCACCTTGCCCGCCGGTTCGGTACCGACTCACGATCTCGACGGCATCGACTCGCCCAACACAGTCGACCTGACGCTCGGGCCGGGCGAGGAAGAACTCGATGTCGATTTCGGCTATCGGCCCGAGGCCGACCTGGCCATCTCGAAGACGTCGGCGGGCGAGTTCGCCATCGGCGCGACCAACACCTGGACCATCGCGGTCACCAACGACGGTCCAGCCCCGGCCGCCTCGCCGGTGGTGGTCACCGACACCCTGCCCGAGGGCATCACGTTCGTGTCGACCTCCAGCGACGACTGGGAGTGCGCAGCGTCTGGCCAGAACGTCACCTGCACCTTCGTGGACGACGCCACCGGCGACCCGATCGACATGGCTTCGGGTTCGGCCAGCACATTCGAGCTGTCGGTCGACGTTGCGGCCGCGGCGGCGACGGGCGTGACCAACACCGCGACCGTCTCGTCGAACACCGCCGACCCCGACGAGTCCGACAACACCGACAGCGACGAGGTGTCGATTCCGTTGAGCGTCCTCGACATCGACAAGTCGATCAACGGCACACTTCAGGCGGGCACCAACTCGACGTATGTCCTGACGGTCACCAACCTCGGACCCTCGCCGACGCGCGGCGATGTGGTCGCAACAGATGACCTGCCGTCTGCGCTGAGCTATCGCAGCTACAGCACAACCGCCGAAGGGGCGTCGTGTAGCGAGTCGGGCGGGGTCGTCACCTGCACCAACCCCAACGAGATGGCAGTCGGCGAGACCTGGACCGTCAACTTGACGCTCGCAGTTTCGGGGTCTGGCGGAGCGTCGGTGGTCAACAACGCAGAGGTAGAGGGCGGCAACCTGGTTGCCGGTAGCCAGCTACCGCCCCAGGTGATCGAGGACATCTACAGAGAAATAGCCGACGGTGACGGATCGCTCGCAGGCAACCTGGGAATCAGCCCCGGTACCGAGCCCGACGGGCAAGACGGCGCCGCGGGCACGATCATCGCCGCTGACCCCAGTCTGGCCCGAACTGGCGCGACGGTGCTGCGCCTGGCCGGGTTGGCCCTGGTCTTGATCGCCGCAGGAGCGCTGCTGCTGTATGCCCAACGGGTAACCCGTCCGGCGAGGTAG